ATTGCTTGAAGCACGAATTCATAACGATCATATAGGAACCAGCGTTTCCCTGTTTGTTCAAAAGTGAGTGCTGTTAATCCAGAAGATGCTCCATGGGCTGCTGATAATGTGTTTGAGTCTCTTTGCAGCCACTCACGTTTTTCATCTAAATAGTGATTTAAGCCATTCATAGCGTGGGCATGCTCATGATAAAAATGAATTAAGTCTTTCGCATGGTCTTCAGTTAACGGTTGATCTGTCCCTTCCAGGTGGAGGTACTGTAAAACCGTGTCATGATCTTTTTCTTCTACAGCTGTACGAAATTGCTCAATGATTTTTGTTCCGTCAGCAAGGGCGTCCCCCGTTTTATATACACCAAATAGAACAATAATACCTATTAATCCAGCGGCAACTATTTTTTTCGGCTTACTTGGACGGGGAGAAGACGGTACCACAGATTCAGTCGAGCGTAAATCGCCACCACATGACGGACAAAAGCGTTTGTCTTTCTGTTGTTCTACCCCACAATGTTTACAATAATTCATCGATGTGACCTCCTAATAGATTTAAGAGCGAAACCATGCTGTGACATACATGACGGCAGAACTGAAAGTGAAAGTAGCCAGTGCTGATAGAATGAATGTAACGCTAATTGATGCATGAAATCCCTCAAGGGAAACGATAATACGTAAGAAAAAGGCAAGAAGTAAGCTTAATAGCGTATATGTGCCACTTGCAACGAGCAGTGGTTTAACAAAGCTTTTTCCATAGGTTTGATGCAAAATGATACCTGTCCACACGAACAAAGCCACTGGAATAAGCAAACCGGCTATGACAAAAGGAGAAATACCTCCGATCTCTAAATTAAGAAAGAAAGGGTGGTCACTGGCTGAGAAAAGCCATAATGTTTCACGACCATAGGCACTTAAAAGCATGTCAGGCACTTGAAGTTCAATTGTCTGAAAGTGAATAAGTGGAATAAGATAAGCTGCCGCTTGTAATGATAAGATGAAAGCTAACGTGCCAGCTTCAAAGATGGCCACTTCCTGCATCATATCGCTGTTATAAATATAGATAGTATAGATAGCGAGTGTCGTGAATGATGTGATTAAAAACGCTCTAACTCCGAAATAGATACTCTTTCCGTTAGGAAGCAAATCGTGTAATTCTTTCCCTGATCGTCCTTTAGGAGACGCAAGCAGAAAGCCAATGAATGAGAATAATGTCATGGTGATAAAACTGACACTAAATGCTTGAAACATTGAAAATGATAAACTAACTTGTACTGTCGTATAAAATTCTTCAATTGTCATTGTCCGCCGAGCAATTAAGGCCGTAATCGCCATCATGAGGCCATAAACAATACCACTTGATAAAGCTAGCTTTAGCTTGTCTTTAGGTGTCAGGGTAGTGATTCTTTTGCCAAATATAAAGCCAACTAAACTAAATATGAGTGCCATAAGAATAAGACCGTGGACCACGCCGGCTTGAAACGTTTGAGCGCCCAAAAATTCTCCGGGAATGGTCATGGTTACTTGAACGGAATGAAGATACATTAAAAAGTCAGTCAAACGAAAACCAGTCATAGATAAAATATCAAATTCACCTAAAAAATAATTGGAGACACTGTTATGAATAATAGATGCCACTATAATCATGGCAATGAAAGCGGAAGCGGCTATTTTTAAGCCATCAGCTAACCTTCTTTTGATAGATTCTTTCTGAAATTTCCCTGTAGAAAATAGTGCGGCCTTTCGCTCGGAGGGGGACGGAGAGGAAAGGTGAAAAGATGCCCCACAATGCTCGCAAAATTGATTTAATGCATCTTGGGTGGTTCCACACTTGCCGCACTGTTTTTCGGTAGATGTTGTGATATTAGAAGATGAGAGTTTTGTCCCGTCTTCAGGGCAAAATGTGTGTTGGTCGGAAAACGTATTTCCGCATGTCGAACAATGCATGTTGTCAGCTCCTTAATTAGCGGTCATTAATCGTATATCAGTTTAAATGTCTGTCATGGGTCCTTTAAGTACGTAATTGTTTAGGAAAATGGCGTTAATTGAGGTCTTTCATAGTTTAAGGTCAACCAGGATTCGTTAACCCTTTATCATATTTCGTTTAAATTCTTCAAAATATTGGTTATTGTATGGCGTGATTTCTCCCCTCTCAGCGTAGTGACAAGTCCATAGGATTTCCTTAAATGATTTTAAAATAAACACATGTCTTTATGACTATTATTCTTGAAATATATTCATAAAACAAGGGGAGAAGATATATTTCAACCTTTTATAAAGGGAATTATACTAATAACCTAACAATCTAAATAAGGTAATAAAAGGATTAATTTTCGCAAAAACAGCCCACGTTAATACAGGGCTGTTTAGTGATGCTTGGTAACGGTGTTTTAAACAATGTTATTAAAGTCTCTTGCTTGATGATCGAGCTTCTCAGCAGATTGCGAAATATCAGAAAAGTCCTTAATAGCTGTTTCAACTTGCTGCTGAATAGTTGTGATATTTTCCTGAGCTTTTGTCGTACCTAAAGATATTTTTTCAACTTCTTTTGTCATATTATCGACGTTATTTTTTATTTCGATAATGGTGTCGTCTACTGAAGAAGAAAGCTTACGTACTTCACTTGCCACCACATTAAAACCTCGTCCATGTTCACCAGCTCTTGCAGCTTCAATTGCAGCGTTTAATGCTAATAAGTTGGTTTGTGCTGCTATATCTCTTATTGCTTTTACGAAATCCCTAATTTCACCGGCCTGATTTTGTAGGTTCATTAACGTGCTAGTATTTTCAGAGGAAACGCTCGCAATTCTTTCAATACTTTCGAGGAGATGGTGGCTTCGTTCAATGCCTTCTTCTGAGCGGGTTGCTAACTCTTCAGACATGGATTGAAGGTCATTTACAACATCCGTAATGGCATTCTGTCTTCTTGTAATGTTAGTCGCAATCTTGCTAACACCGATGACACGATGATGGTCATCGAAAAGCGGCATGTACGTGGCTTCAAGCGCAATGCAATTTCCATGTGCATCCAATCGATCGATTTTATCTTGAAAGCTTTTTCCGGAAAATAAGCTTTTCCAGAAGGAATCATATTCAGGACTCTCTGCAAATTCAGGTAGACAGAACTCTTTGTGAGACATACCGATCATCTTTTGGACAGAGTAGCCCATCACATCTGCGAAGATCGTATTAACATATGAAACACGCCGTTCCATATCAAATCTAATAATAGCAAGATTTGATTCGATCGCTTTGATAACAACCTCATCATAAATTTGTTCAGTAGAATTCATGGTTAACACCCCTTAAGTGTGGTCGTGATTAGCACACGTCTTATAGCAGAAAATAGTGTTCTGACGTCTAACTAACACGTTTTTTTAGTCTATTTGTAATGATCCTTAGTACCTATGTAATTAGAGATCATACAGTAACACACATACTAGAGCAATAGTTGCTATAGTTATATAAGTAACTTCATCAAAAAGCATGAATAAAAGATAAAAAATGTAAAATAAGATGAGGGTAAGTAGGCCTAAAATCCAGAAGGATGCTGACTAATAGATTGATTACATATACATTTACTTTAAAAATCTAGCACTTAATGTGAGATTTAATATTTATATCAGCAAATGATTCCGATTTAGTTTTACTTTCTATGAAGTTGCTATCGTATATCTTCCTATTTAATATGGGATCATAAATAACGTCTTTTCAGAAAATCAGTGATATAAGTCTTTAAATGTTTTAAATGAATTCATTTCATAAGTCATGGTTGTATTGTTATTTCAGAACGTAATGATTTATTTTCATTACAGATGAACACTTTCCGTGGGGATCGCCTTCAACTCATTTTACCTTTACAAAGCTAAATGGCGTTTCAGGTGTCGCTTCTTCCCATAGGAGTTGCCATCTTGCATTCCAATTCTTCGTTCCTAATGACGAACAATTTATTGTAAATTCCCAATATTATTCGTTATATTGATCGCGACATGGGATTATGACTTTTATTCAAGTGCAAGTAATAAGCTTAGTAATGGGAAAGTAATAGATTACTCATTCCCCTTTCACAACTATCCGCCTAGAATAACTTAGGTTATGTCTCTGTTCTCCGAACTAAAGACACCCCCCCATTTTCCTGTTTTTCATTTCAGTTCTTTTTATAGCGAAAAAAGGTCAACAATGCCAAAGAAATCAGCTAAACTAACAGAAGGTATATCTAAAAGTTAGTTAGTAACGATAATTTAATGACTCCCTCATTATAGGAGGCTATACAAATGAAGTATCTGTGTTTAATAAGTTTCAGTGTCGTGTTTTTACTAGGGGGATGTGTGACAATGAATGATAGTAACCAATTACAAGATGATCAATCAGAAATAGAAGAGGTTCATGATAGATACGTAAATGTAACTGACTATACAGGAGAAGGCTATGATCTACCGGACGGTGAGGCGACAGATCCTATCGCCACTGAAAAAATGACAGAGATAGAAAAAGCCGTAAGCACTTTTTTCCTGGAAGAATACAAGACAGACGTGATTGTTCATAATGCGGTGGGCAATGCAGATGGCGCAACCGTTTTTGTCCAATCTATTGGTGAGCCCCAATTTCATACATACGCGATGATTGGCATTGACGTAGAAAAGGGAGATATCAAAGCGGAGAACATTTGGACAGAAACAAATCAAGTAGAGCAAGCGATCTTTAGTGGGTTATTAGTTATGATAATGGAAGAAGAATTTTCTGAGTTGGATACGTTCATTTCAGAGATCGCAGCCACTCATCCAGTCGTCGGATTGAGGGAAGAAGCAATTAATAATGTTAAAGCAACGGCGTATACGACACCGTATTACTTTGTCCAGCCGCTGGCACTAAGAGATGAGATGGAACAGATTACACAACTCTATTTTGACAATCCTAATATTAGCGCTGACGAGTTGCGCCAACATTTTAATAAAGAAAGTTATGATGCCGAGAAACTCATTATTTCAATCAGCTTTTTTATGGAAGAGAATGAGCCAGAACCGGCACTTTTTGATAATATTGTGGACAGTTTCAAAGACGTAGAAGGCGTACCCCGTGCCAATTATACATTATCGTTGCATGATAATAAGATTAATAAACAATCAGCTAGCGGAGATCAAAATAACTCACTGGAAATAAGTGACATCATAAAATGAAGGGGGGGATTAATGTGACAACAAATGTGAAGCAAGCGATAAATACAACGATTACGACAGATCAAGACTTGGTAGAATTAGCAGGTTTACACGCCTATTTAGAATATGGTAAAGACCAAGTGTTTGAAGTAAATGAAAAAGTGTACAGAGTTAGAGATAGTTATTTTAATGAAGACCCTACAGGACTGGATGCCATGACCATTCAAAATATGACCTCGGGTGAATACCATATTGTGTATATGGGTACGAATGTCCATGGTAAATATGGAACAGCAGATATTGTGACAGATGTGAAACTGCTAACAGCACCTGTACCTGCCCAGCTTGAAGGAGCTGAACACTATTTTGTAAAAATGGAGCAGAAATACGGGGAGATAACATCTGTAACTGGCAACTCTCTCGGTGGTGCATTAGCGAATATGGTTGGTGTTAGACATGAGCATGTTCGTTCTGTTACATTAAACCCTGCTTTACTCCCTGCTAACGCTGTAGAGACAGATAGAGAGTATGAGAATATCGTCAATTATATTGGCCAATATGATATTTTAAATCTTGGTGTAAGTTCTATTGGACTGGGGAACCAAGTGCCTGGTGCTAGACATACGATTTATAACGGGATACCTTCAACGGCGGGAATTGGGTTCAATCACACAGGTTATATTCGTGAAGACGGCAAACATGTTTCTCATGTGACGGTAGGAACAGAAGGGGCACCGGGCTATGGGGTTATTAAAGTAGATGCCCATTATCATCTCGTATCTAGTATTTGGACAGGTCAGCCTTTGTATGGGGGAAGATCAGAACGAATCGACCTCAATGTTGAGACGATTAGACTGCTAAGTGATGGCATAGAAACTTCTGTGTTAGATAGGTTAGACTGGGCGCAGCAATATGTTAATCATTCAATGGAGATCATCACACATGAAAGTGCGGTATATGATGCTCGTTTAAACCAATTACGTGAAATTTACCAAGAAAGTGTTGAAAACATTGTCGAGGATGGTTTGTTACGGTATATCCGGTTTGGGAATGGCATGTTTAAGCAAGTTATACAAGGGCTTCATATGGTGGTAGATGTTATTGAGGCAAGGTGTGAGTCTTTAAACTTTTTGTTAGAATATCCACCGGTAGCCTTGTTAAAATTTATAACGAAAAAAACGATTGACTTGGACGCTGTATTTGCTGAAATTAGAAGTTATCTCAGGAGGCTAGAGGACCAATTAGATGAATTTATAGCCGCTATTGACGATATTGTAATGAGGAAAATTGAAGACATTTTTAAAGCAGGACAGGAACGTTTTCATGATGTGGTCGTCGGAGAGCTTGCCTCTCACTTTAACTATGTCACTACAAACTACAGTAATATGTTTGACCAAGTAAAAGAATTCGGGACTCAAGTCGATCAAGTGGCAGTGGCATTTGAAACAATCGACAACCGTTTAGCAAGTGCTATCTCCAATCAGTCTGCTGTGGGCGATGTGGGTAAAATTCAGCAAACCACAGCTGTAGAAATGATAGAGTCACCCTATCTCCTTAATTTCATGGCATTAAAAGAACAGTGTTTAAATATTGCAATGGAGCAATTTAAAACGGGAAGCAGTTTTATCGTGCTTCCGATAGCGACGAGCTTAAAAACGACAGTGAGCTTAATTGAATGGTCTGGTGAACAGATTACATCAGTTATTAGAACGGGGACCAATATTCATTTGTATGGCAACCCTGGTAATCTTATTTTAAGCACATTTACGAACTATGATGAGAATGTCAAAGCAAAAGTGAATGAAATACTGGAGCCGATGGACGAGTTAAACGAGATGTTACGTGGTGTTCGTACAGGTCTACAAAAGTTTTTAACGAATTATCCCGTGGTCGTCGATAATTTAAGACCATACATCGATTCTGCCTTATTCAATGATTCCGGCTATTATAATATTCACATTTATAACTCGGCGGCGACGTCTATTTTAAAAGACATGCAGCTCCTGTTTGACGATATCGTCTTTCAATTATCTGACCATGAGGCAGAAGCGATCACTGTCTTGCACGATGTCTCCTCAAGTGTGAAAACGAATATGAGCATTTTAGAAGAACAGATTGAGCGAGCCGCAACGTGGTAAGAAAGAAGTTATATATCACTACCATAAGGTATAGAGTTGGAGTTTAGGAAAGCATCCTAGACTCTTTTTCATTTTTTTTAACCTCATATTTAGGACGTGTTTGGAAGTGAGGGTGAATTCGGATAATCGTGTTTGTTAGTGAGGATAGAGTGCTGTCTATTTGGATAATGCCACGAGTCATCCTTACAAATCTAGCAAATCGTATCAACTGTTGTCGAGAAGCTTTTGTTTCGTAAAATAGGGGCCTATAAAGTATAACGGTTTCTCTCTTTATAAGACTAAGCTATATTTTTTTGTTCAGCAAAAAAAATGAGGCTCATTGTCTTTTTCGACAATTTCCCGGGAAATATCACGGATTTAATTGTCATAGAGAGGCGGGTAGATAAGTGGGGAGCCGATTTAGCTATTTTAGGGTTTACTTATGATAGGAAATCTCTATAAAAATCTAAAAAATATCTCATTTCACTCAAGTTGGCTCTCAGAGTGACTAATAAGATGTATAATTAAAAAGAATACATGATTAATTATGAAAAACGTTAGTTTGAGAGAACATGAATGATAATAGAGGTGTTGAAAATGGACGGCCAAGCATTTTTACAAGTGATCGAAACTCATATGAAAACAGAGGATGAGATTATCCAGAAATTTGTTCTAGATATCCTTCACAAAAGTTATATTGGCGATGAGAACACATTCCTTATAGGACTTGAAGCGAATGAACTATATCTCCAAAAGGAAAAAACAGAAGGCTCTTTATTACCTTATTTAGAGCACCTGCCCGTCTCTCATAGAGAAGTAGAATACATATTAGAGCGCCTTCGTAATGATACGGTTTCAAAAGAGCAACAACCCTTTTATACAGACATTTTAAATCATTTAGATCCGTGTCTTGCTAAAGCCTATCAACATCTTATTTCACAGGTGTTTAAGAAACAGGGCATTCAACTAGGCCGCATGGATTTCTATACAAGTCTTTGCACTGATCAGCGAGATATTGTATTGCAAAAGTTTCACAAAGTTATTCATACGTTAGAAGTCAACGGAACCTTTGATAAAAACGTGTTTATTTTAGGGAAACAAATCGCGTCCCTTATGGTCCACCGTGAGATGATAGGCGCCCTTGAAATCATTCATAGAATTAAAAAAATGAAAAGCAAGTCTATTCTTTCATATCGTGATTTATATGATGTTGTGTTGGCCGGTGAGATGAGGTTAGGGGAAGCCGTACCGGAAATCCTTGCTTTAGCGCAATGGCATTATAGAAATGAATTGTTTTTAGAAGAAATGTGTTACATGCTTATTAAAGTTGGCGCGGAGGAAAATAGTGTCATTGAATCGGTAAAGGCTTTAATTCATGATCCGCGGTTAAGTCATTATGCTATTTATATTCTTAGTAATATTAAAACAGTTAAAGCGAGAGAGACATTAGTGCAAGAGTGGGAACATGTGCAAGGTAAAACAGAAAAAACAATGATTGCGGCAGGTTTATGTGAACATTTAACGGTAGATATGCTATCTAAGATTGACTCGTTTATTCAACATGAAGGCTATGATGAAGCAGTTGCTACACTGGAAGAAGGCCTGTATTGTACGGCTGTTATTCATGACATTGATCATCCAGAAATGGCACGATGGAAAGCATCTCTACAAGAAAGACAAAAGGTTGATAACGGTGTGGAAGAAAAGGGAGAAGAGACACGGTCGAATGACAGGGAAAATCACGTACCAAATAAAGAGGAGTACCAAGACGAAGTGAATGATGAGGCGGCAGAACAATTGGAAAATCAGCGTTTAGAATTGACAGAACAGTCTGCTGACATAGTGACTGAGGAAGAACTACATCGTGACGAAGTGGATGAAGGCAATGAAGCCATAATGGTAAGAGAATCAACTTACTCACAAGAAATGGAAGAAGACAATGACACCATTATGGAAAGAGACACGCCTTTCTCGCGAGAAACGGAAGCCACTCATGAGGAAATAAAAGCAGCGGTTGAACGAATATATAAAGCTGGTCTTCGGCGAAAGCAAGTGAAAGTTGGACGAAATGACCCCTGTCCATGTGGAAGTGGACACAAATATAAAAAGTGCTGTATGTAAGATTCTTTCTTTACGACAATTGAAATGCCAGTGATCTAGAGGAGAAAAGTTATAATAAAGGGAGTGTGGCAAAAGGTGCTATTTGGCACAGTCCCTTTAGACATGGCATAGATTTTTTAATACTATTTTATTTGTAACGCTCTTCTTTAAATGGGTTGGCAGTCATTGAGTAGCCAAGCTCTTCCCAAAAACCCTCCTCATCTTCAGTCATAAATTTAATGCCAGAAACCCATTTTGTTCCTTTCCATAAATAAAAAGAAGAAGGTGGGATAAACCGAAGGGGGAAACCGTGCTTAGCAGAAAGGGTTTCCCAACCTTGATTATGATCTTTCCACCTGTAAACAAATAACGAATCGTCACCTAAGAGGTTATCAAGTGGTAAGTTGGCTGAATAGCCGAATCGGTCCCCATTATAATAACCAAATATTTTTACATGTGTAACACCTTCACGTAAAGTGACTAAATTTAAAAATTCTCGAAAAGCGATCCCTTCGAACGTGTTGCCAAACTTCGACCATGTCGTGACACAGTGCATGTCGATTGAAGATATTGTTTTAGGCAGACGCATGACCTCATCATAAGTTAGGGATAGTTCCTTCTCAACTTCTCCAAAAAGTTTGAAATTCCAATTATCTTTATTAAAAGAATATACGTCTCCCTTATGTAAGATAGGCCATTTCTCTGTTTCGAATTGTCCTGGAGGCAATTGATTTGCCATAATAACCATCTCCTTTAGAATAGTTCGGAAAGCTAAGCAAAATAATAGGAAAAAAAAG
The DNA window shown above is from Salipaludibacillus agaradhaerens and carries:
- a CDS encoding molybdopterin-dependent oxidoreductase — encoded protein: MANQLPPGQFETEKWPILHKGDVYSFNKDNWNFKLFGEVEKELSLTYDEVMRLPKTISSIDMHCVTTWSKFGNTFEGIAFREFLNLVTLREGVTHVKIFGYYNGDRFGYSANLPLDNLLGDDSLFVYRWKDHNQGWETLSAKHGFPLRFIPPSSFYLWKGTKWVSGIKFMTEDEEGFWEELGYSMTANPFKEERYK
- a CDS encoding SA1320 family protein, yielding MTTNVKQAINTTITTDQDLVELAGLHAYLEYGKDQVFEVNEKVYRVRDSYFNEDPTGLDAMTIQNMTSGEYHIVYMGTNVHGKYGTADIVTDVKLLTAPVPAQLEGAEHYFVKMEQKYGEITSVTGNSLGGALANMVGVRHEHVRSVTLNPALLPANAVETDREYENIVNYIGQYDILNLGVSSIGLGNQVPGARHTIYNGIPSTAGIGFNHTGYIREDGKHVSHVTVGTEGAPGYGVIKVDAHYHLVSSIWTGQPLYGGRSERIDLNVETIRLLSDGIETSVLDRLDWAQQYVNHSMEIITHESAVYDARLNQLREIYQESVENIVEDGLLRYIRFGNGMFKQVIQGLHMVVDVIEARCESLNFLLEYPPVALLKFITKKTIDLDAVFAEIRSYLRRLEDQLDEFIAAIDDIVMRKIEDIFKAGQERFHDVVVGELASHFNYVTTNYSNMFDQVKEFGTQVDQVAVAFETIDNRLASAISNQSAVGDVGKIQQTTAVEMIESPYLLNFMALKEQCLNIAMEQFKTGSSFIVLPIATSLKTTVSLIEWSGEQITSVIRTGTNIHLYGNPGNLILSTFTNYDENVKAKVNEILEPMDELNEMLRGVRTGLQKFLTNYPVVVDNLRPYIDSALFNDSGYYNIHIYNSAATSILKDMQLLFDDIVFQLSDHEAEAITVLHDVSSSVKTNMSILEEQIERAATW
- a CDS encoding SEC-C metal-binding domain-containing protein; its protein translation is MDGQAFLQVIETHMKTEDEIIQKFVLDILHKSYIGDENTFLIGLEANELYLQKEKTEGSLLPYLEHLPVSHREVEYILERLRNDTVSKEQQPFYTDILNHLDPCLAKAYQHLISQVFKKQGIQLGRMDFYTSLCTDQRDIVLQKFHKVIHTLEVNGTFDKNVFILGKQIASLMVHREMIGALEIIHRIKKMKSKSILSYRDLYDVVLAGEMRLGEAVPEILALAQWHYRNELFLEEMCYMLIKVGAEENSVIESVKALIHDPRLSHYAIYILSNIKTVKARETLVQEWEHVQGKTEKTMIAAGLCEHLTVDMLSKIDSFIQHEGYDEAVATLEEGLYCTAVIHDIDHPEMARWKASLQERQKVDNGVEEKGEETRSNDRENHVPNKEEYQDEVNDEAAEQLENQRLELTEQSADIVTEEELHRDEVDEGNEAIMVRESTYSQEMEEDNDTIMERDTPFSRETEATHEEIKAAVERIYKAGLRRKQVKVGRNDPCPCGSGHKYKKCCM
- a CDS encoding zinc ribbon domain-containing protein; amino-acid sequence: MHCSTCGNTFSDQHTFCPEDGTKLSSSNITTSTEKQCGKCGTTQDALNQFCEHCGASFHLSSPSPSERKAALFSTGKFQKESIKRRLADGLKIAASAFIAMIIVASIIHNSVSNYFLGEFDILSMTGFRLTDFLMYLHSVQVTMTIPGEFLGAQTFQAGVVHGLILMALIFSLVGFIFGKRITTLTPKDKLKLALSSGIVYGLMMAITALIARRTMTIEEFYTTVQVSLSFSMFQAFSVSFITMTLFSFIGFLLASPKGRSGKELHDLLPNGKSIYFGVRAFLITSFTTLAIYTIYIYNSDMMQEVAIFEAGTLAFILSLQAAAYLIPLIHFQTIELQVPDMLLSAYGRETLWLFSASDHPFFLNLEIGGISPFVIAGLLIPVALFVWTGIILHQTYGKSFVKPLLVASGTYTLLSLLLAFFLRIIVSLEGFHASISVTFILSALATFTFSSAVMYVTAWFRS
- a CDS encoding DUF1672 family protein, translating into MKYLCLISFSVVFLLGGCVTMNDSNQLQDDQSEIEEVHDRYVNVTDYTGEGYDLPDGEATDPIATEKMTEIEKAVSTFFLEEYKTDVIVHNAVGNADGATVFVQSIGEPQFHTYAMIGIDVEKGDIKAENIWTETNQVEQAIFSGLLVMIMEEEFSELDTFISEIAATHPVVGLREEAINNVKATAYTTPYYFVQPLALRDEMEQITQLYFDNPNISADELRQHFNKESYDAEKLIISISFFMEENEPEPALFDNIVDSFKDVEGVPRANYTLSLHDNKINKQSASGDQNNSLEISDIIK